From one Staphylococcus kloosii genomic stretch:
- the rpsG gene encoding 30S ribosomal protein S7: protein MPRKGSVPKRDVLPDPIHNSKLVTKLINKIMLDGKRGTAQGILYSAFELVQERSGRDALEVFEEAIENIMPVLEVKARRVGGSNYQVPVEVRPERRTTLGLRWLVNYARLRGEKTMEERLANEILDAANNSGGAVKKREDTHKMAEANKAFAHYRW from the coding sequence ATGCCTCGTAAAGGATCAGTCCCAAAAAGAGACGTATTACCAGATCCAATTCATAACTCAAAATTAGTTACGAAATTGATTAACAAAATCATGTTAGATGGTAAACGTGGAACAGCTCAAGGAATTCTTTATTCTGCATTTGAACTAGTACAAGAACGTAGTGGTAGAGATGCATTAGAAGTATTCGAAGAAGCTATCGAAAATATTATGCCAGTTTTAGAAGTTAAAGCTCGTCGTGTTGGTGGTTCAAACTATCAAGTACCTGTAGAAGTACGTCCAGAACGTCGTACTACTCTAGGTTTACGTTGGTTAGTTAACTATGCTCGTCTTCGTGGTGAAAAAACTATGGAAGAGCGTTTAGCTAACGAAATCTTAGATGCAGCTAACAATTCAGGTGGCGCAGTTAAGAAACGTGAAGACACTCACAAAATGGCTGAAGCAAACAAAGCATTTGCTCACTATCGTTGGTAA